A genomic stretch from Antarcticibacterium flavum includes:
- a CDS encoding IS1380 family transposase, with translation MLHNTTAVKIIKSNPISAFGGANFVFDYLNKMNIDQICNDRLPPMVNQSKYSWKDIFYSLKSVYLCGGDYIEDLQAHLKPHFTNNPFVKLASPDTVLRRLSQLSEQTQSCKTKRGVVTHQYCTNSKLESLNIDILKKLGVFKSDKLTIDYDNTIIFNEKEDSKMTYKRNYGYQPGVCTINEENILYIENRNGNSDAKSFQLDTLKRVFDLLDSQKIKKVHNFRADAASYQYDVISFLQSKVDNFYIGCRNSYVEKYFSQVGQWEEMKCEDGTMEVGSIEITPFKRQSPSNKAQTYRLVVKRKPKKDRQIDLITQDIYDYRAIITNDFDLDTKGVAAFYNQRGNMERQFDILKNDFGWNNMPFSSLNKNLVFLYFTAICRNLYNKIIQHFSKTNRYLKPTYRMKKFIFRFIILPAKWIKQSRQLKLRIYSYNHYQT, from the coding sequence GTGTTGCACAATACTACAGCCGTGAAGATAATAAAATCCAATCCGATCTCCGCTTTCGGAGGAGCAAATTTTGTTTTTGACTATTTGAACAAGATGAACATCGATCAAATTTGTAATGACAGGCTTCCTCCAATGGTCAATCAAAGTAAATATTCCTGGAAAGACATTTTCTATTCTTTGAAATCAGTCTACCTCTGTGGAGGAGATTATATCGAAGATTTACAAGCACATTTGAAACCCCATTTCACTAATAATCCTTTTGTAAAACTAGCAAGTCCTGACACTGTTTTAAGAAGACTATCTCAACTTTCCGAGCAAACTCAATCTTGTAAAACCAAGCGAGGTGTTGTAACTCATCAATATTGTACAAACTCAAAATTAGAAAGTCTGAATATAGATATTCTTAAAAAGCTTGGAGTTTTTAAGTCTGACAAGCTTACTATTGATTACGACAACACGATTATTTTCAATGAAAAGGAAGATAGTAAGATGACGTATAAAAGGAATTATGGATATCAGCCCGGAGTATGTACCATAAATGAAGAGAACATCCTATATATTGAAAACCGGAACGGAAACTCGGATGCAAAATCTTTTCAGCTAGACACCCTTAAAAGAGTATTTGATTTATTGGATTCCCAAAAGATCAAAAAAGTCCATAATTTCAGAGCCGATGCGGCATCATACCAATATGATGTCATTTCCTTCTTACAAAGTAAGGTTGATAATTTTTACATAGGATGCAGGAACAGCTATGTTGAAAAATATTTTTCCCAAGTTGGCCAGTGGGAAGAAATGAAGTGTGAAGATGGGACCATGGAAGTAGGATCTATTGAGATAACCCCCTTTAAACGACAGTCCCCATCAAATAAGGCACAAACATATAGACTCGTTGTAAAAAGAAAACCAAAAAAAGATAGGCAGATAGACTTGATTACTCAAGATATTTATGATTATAGAGCCATAATAACAAATGATTTTGATCTGGATACCAAAGGTGTTGCAGCGTTTTACAACCAAAGAGGAAATATGGAGCGCCAGTTTGATATACTTAAAAATGATTTTGGTTGGAACAATATGCCTTTCTCATCCTTGAACAAAAATCTTGTCTTCTTATACTTTACGGCAATATGCCGGAATCTCTACAATAAGATAATCCAGCATTTTTCTAAAACGAACAGGTATCTAAAACCCACTTACAGGATGAAAAAATTCATTTTCAGATTTATCATATTACCTGCTAAATGGATCAAACAAAGCCGCCAACTCAAATTAAGGATTTATTCATACAACCATTATCAAACATAG
- a CDS encoding glycosyltransferase family 117 protein has product MTNFSFGKWNQILGWLVFVISLTTYTLTLEPTASFWDAGEYIATSANLEVGHPPGAPLYQMMGAFFSTFAADSSQVALMVNFMSGLASAFAILFMFWSIVLLLLKVTGPRETLTPGKKIAVLGSALVGSLAFTFTDSFWFSAVEAEVYAMAACIMALLFYLGLLWERDMFKPRGNRWVILISLIVGLSFGVHFMGLLTIPAIGFLYFFKNYQKVTVKNFIIANIAVVAVLMFIFKFLLPYTLTFFGYSEVFFTNTFGLPFNSGTIIAAVLIIAAFYYAIQYTRKKHYYQLNTLFLCILFILIGFSSWTMLPIRANANTVINENSPDNARELLAYYNREQYGETHLFYGPQFTEMYAGLDPDNPYRDDKPNYEKDEATGKYIIVNDYKNARQNLDDRHKDFLPRMWSTQHATNYMQFTGPLDFTVKPEYQNEEQLLAAITEFRRNYAQGRLDYEDYHSFLSQFSQYLDVQKPSFGSNLGYLFEYQMGYMYWRYFMWNFTGRQNDNQGQMTDLNGNWLSGIKFIDEWRLGSQDDLPSDMKNNKARNTYFFLPFILGIIGIFFHYNRDIKGFWILTVFFLFTGIALKIYLNERPFEPRERDYALVGSFYVFAIWIGFGVYAIFDYLRRKIKPTVAAPVAIVVSLLAAPVLMASENWDDHDRSNRYTALAMAKMYLDSVDENAILFTIGDNDTFALWYAQQIEGYRRDVRIVNTSLFATDWYIDQMKSKAWTSDPIPSQLEHHQYRAGTNEFVIHQQVTTDTMAIKNWMNWIASDNPGTKGELQSGQVVNTFPTKSIRVPVNKNNVLQYGIVKPEDEDLIVDNIFLQLEGNVIYKNRLLMLDIIANNDWKRPIYFTGGSFGNDDYLWMKDYLQLDGVTYKLVPVQTPVNPRNPFDMGRIDTDKMYDIVKGWDWGNMEDPNIYHDPETRKNSITYRSNLARLSEALLNEGDKERAEEIIDLAMEKMPVDFYGYYTLLEPFISGYFEVGEPEKARELWEQVAFKYQENLRYYSGWDVDRQFNYADNIITDMERYRSLVDLLFRHGEQEYARAKAEEFNTYLSLYPSFYQEEEEIIDVPEPTNEAIDRELRNPEQVDSLDSTLIQ; this is encoded by the coding sequence ATGACCAATTTTAGCTTTGGTAAATGGAACCAAATACTGGGATGGCTGGTATTTGTTATCTCCCTTACCACTTATACGCTTACCCTGGAACCCACCGCCAGTTTTTGGGATGCAGGAGAATACATTGCAACATCTGCCAATCTCGAAGTAGGTCACCCGCCAGGGGCACCGCTCTATCAAATGATGGGGGCATTCTTTTCCACCTTTGCTGCAGATAGTAGCCAGGTAGCATTGATGGTGAACTTCATGTCTGGCCTGGCCAGTGCCTTTGCCATTTTATTTATGTTCTGGTCCATCGTGCTCCTGCTTTTAAAAGTTACCGGCCCCAGGGAAACCCTTACCCCCGGTAAGAAGATCGCTGTCCTGGGAAGCGCCTTGGTAGGCTCCCTTGCCTTTACTTTCACAGATAGCTTTTGGTTTAGTGCTGTGGAAGCTGAAGTTTACGCCATGGCTGCCTGCATAATGGCCTTGCTCTTCTATCTTGGGTTGCTATGGGAAAGAGACATGTTCAAACCCCGCGGAAACCGCTGGGTGATCTTGATATCTCTAATCGTTGGACTCTCCTTTGGAGTACATTTCATGGGACTACTTACCATCCCTGCAATAGGCTTTTTATATTTCTTCAAGAATTACCAAAAGGTCACAGTAAAGAACTTTATAATTGCAAACATCGCGGTGGTAGCCGTGCTTATGTTCATCTTCAAGTTCCTCCTTCCATACACCCTAACATTCTTTGGATACTCTGAGGTATTCTTTACTAACACTTTTGGTCTTCCATTCAACTCCGGAACCATCATAGCAGCCGTGCTTATCATAGCTGCCTTTTACTATGCTATCCAGTATACGCGCAAAAAACATTACTACCAGCTTAACACGCTGTTTCTGTGTATACTTTTTATACTTATAGGATTTTCCAGCTGGACGATGCTTCCTATAAGAGCAAATGCCAATACGGTGATCAATGAGAACAGCCCCGACAATGCACGGGAGTTGCTGGCTTATTACAACCGGGAACAGTATGGGGAAACACATCTTTTCTACGGCCCCCAGTTCACCGAAATGTATGCAGGGCTTGACCCCGATAATCCATATAGGGACGACAAACCTAATTACGAAAAGGACGAAGCCACCGGGAAATATATCATAGTTAATGACTATAAGAACGCCAGGCAAAACCTGGATGACAGGCATAAGGATTTCCTGCCAAGAATGTGGAGTACTCAACACGCAACCAATTATATGCAATTCACGGGGCCGCTGGACTTCACAGTAAAACCTGAATATCAAAATGAGGAGCAGCTACTGGCCGCGATTACAGAATTCAGGAGGAATTATGCCCAGGGAAGGCTGGATTACGAGGATTATCACAGTTTTCTCTCTCAATTCAGTCAGTATCTCGATGTGCAAAAACCCTCTTTTGGATCCAATCTGGGGTACTTGTTTGAATACCAGATGGGTTATATGTACTGGCGCTATTTTATGTGGAATTTTACCGGAAGGCAAAATGACAATCAGGGTCAAATGACAGATCTCAACGGGAACTGGCTTAGTGGGATTAAATTTATCGATGAGTGGAGGCTGGGATCACAGGACGACCTGCCTTCAGACATGAAAAATAATAAGGCACGCAACACTTATTTCTTCCTGCCTTTCATCCTGGGAATCATTGGTATCTTCTTCCATTACAACCGGGATATCAAAGGCTTCTGGATCCTTACAGTGTTTTTTCTTTTCACCGGGATTGCCTTAAAGATCTATTTAAATGAGAGGCCTTTTGAACCACGTGAAAGGGATTACGCCCTGGTTGGTTCCTTCTATGTCTTTGCTATATGGATAGGATTTGGCGTATATGCCATTTTTGATTATTTAAGACGGAAGATAAAACCAACAGTAGCAGCCCCCGTAGCAATAGTAGTTTCACTTCTGGCCGCTCCCGTGCTTATGGCATCAGAGAACTGGGATGACCACGACAGGTCCAACCGCTATACCGCCCTGGCAATGGCCAAGATGTACCTGGACTCTGTAGATGAAAATGCAATCCTGTTTACCATAGGGGACAATGATACTTTTGCGCTATGGTATGCACAGCAAATAGAGGGATACAGGAGGGATGTGCGCATCGTGAACACCAGCCTCTTTGCGACCGACTGGTATATCGATCAAATGAAAAGCAAGGCATGGACCAGTGACCCTATCCCCTCACAGCTGGAACATCATCAATACAGGGCTGGAACAAATGAATTTGTGATCCACCAGCAAGTGACCACAGACACAATGGCCATTAAAAACTGGATGAACTGGATAGCCAGTGATAATCCGGGCACTAAAGGCGAGCTTCAAAGCGGGCAGGTTGTAAATACCTTTCCGACAAAATCTATACGAGTACCTGTGAATAAGAACAATGTTCTTCAATATGGGATTGTAAAGCCCGAAGATGAAGATCTCATTGTAGATAATATCTTCCTGCAGCTTGAAGGAAATGTGATCTATAAGAACAGGCTGCTAATGCTCGATATCATTGCCAATAATGACTGGAAACGGCCAATTTATTTCACAGGCGGAAGTTTTGGAAATGATGATTACCTGTGGATGAAGGATTATTTGCAACTGGATGGGGTAACTTATAAACTTGTACCCGTTCAAACTCCTGTAAACCCAAGAAACCCATTTGATATGGGAAGGATAGATACAGATAAAATGTATGATATCGTCAAAGGCTGGGATTGGGGTAATATGGAAGATCCCAACATTTATCATGATCCGGAAACCCGTAAAAACTCCATCACCTACAGGAGCAATCTTGCCCGCCTTAGCGAGGCTTTGCTCAATGAAGGTGACAAAGAAAGGGCAGAAGAGATCATCGACCTGGCAATGGAAAAAATGCCGGTAGACTTCTACGGCTATTACACCTTGCTGGAACCTTTTATAAGTGGTTATTTCGAAGTAGGTGAGCCCGAAAAGGCGCGGGAATTATGGGAACAGGTTGCTTTTAAATATCAGGAAAACTTAAGGTATTACAGCGGCTGGGATGTGGACAGGCAATTTAATTATGCCGATAATATTATTACAGATATGGAACGATATCGCTCCCTGGTTGACCTGTTGTTCAGGCACGGGGAACAGGAGTATGCCAGGGCAAAAGCAGAAGAGTTCAACACGTATTTAAGCCTTTATCCAAGTTTTTATCAGGAGGAAGAGGAAATTATAGATGTCCCAGAGCCTACGAATGAGGCCATAGACAGGGAATTAAGAAATCCTGAACAGGTAGACTCCCTGGACAGCACCCTTATTCAATAA
- a CDS encoding polysaccharide deacetylase family protein — MKKVKKLGYEIVMWEIVSEDYDNNKNFEYCYDQVISQAGPGSIIVFHDSIKASGNLKKILPGILEYFKNKGYNFKAL; from the coding sequence ATGAAAAAAGTAAAAAAATTAGGTTACGAGATAGTGATGTGGGAAATTGTAAGTGAGGATTATGACAACAATAAAAATTTTGAGTATTGTTATGACCAGGTGATTTCCCAGGCCGGTCCGGGCAGTATTATTGTATTCCATGACAGCATCAAAGCCTCCGGAAACTTAAAAAAGATCCTGCCGGGGATCCTGGAATACTTTAAGAATAAAGGATATAATTTTAAGGC
- a CDS encoding hemerythrin domain-containing protein, protein MKKPIKRHEALKPLSREHHHGLLLCWKIRQGVKLDVNMARIKSYTDWFRRHYLDPHFEAEEKYIFPVLGNDHELVKRALAEHRRLKRLFNQEADLAIAMNSIEEELDSHIRFEERVLFNEIQAVATEEQLADIEKHHNGIQFSDDDWKDHFWQN, encoded by the coding sequence ATGAAAAAACCAATAAAACGACACGAAGCATTAAAACCTTTAAGCCGGGAGCATCATCATGGATTACTGTTATGCTGGAAAATTAGACAGGGTGTAAAACTGGATGTGAATATGGCGAGAATTAAGTCATATACTGATTGGTTTAGGAGACACTACCTGGACCCACATTTTGAGGCAGAGGAGAAATATATTTTTCCTGTTTTAGGAAATGATCATGAACTGGTGAAAAGGGCGCTTGCAGAACATCGCCGACTTAAAAGATTGTTTAACCAGGAAGCTGATCTTGCTATTGCAATGAATAGTATTGAGGAAGAGCTGGATAGCCATATAAGATTTGAGGAAAGAGTCCTTTTTAATGAGATCCAGGCGGTTGCTACCGAAGAGCAGCTCGCTGATATTGAAAAACATCACAATGGGATACAATTTTCTGATGATGACTGGAAGGACCATTTCTGGCAAAACTGA
- a CDS encoding chloride channel protein gives MKIKTKRKLITYLDVLDKPLRFNPFVFSRNFFLWAILGIAGGLIAGVYWIILEMLMHGLALFDGWQVIPTMAFAGLLAGLIIHFIGDPGEIQLIVNNIRFNKGKLDPKNNLSMVLSSLLCVGSGGSLGPEAPLVQVTGSTGSWLGKMLRLKGEELRSLSIAGMASGFTALFGAPLGGSLFSLEILHHKHAVQYYKAIIPAFVASSFSYIIFALIIHLGLGPIWDLPSYIMEDKFDFAYAVIFGVAGTFLGWLFIFCTRFFKSAFYRLKFPIYYKTFLGGIILGVIAFYFPITRYFGHHEINDLLLNDLSLEFLTAVLIMKILAISITVTSGWRGGFIIPLFFVGATLGLIIHQLFPTTNLSLAVITCMAAINACVTRTPMSTTILLATLTGFGYFIPILFASLTGYFLAPRIPFISSQMGEDNK, from the coding sequence GTGAAAATAAAGACTAAAAGAAAACTTATCACCTACCTTGATGTCCTGGATAAGCCATTAAGATTTAATCCATTTGTATTCAGCCGCAACTTTTTCCTGTGGGCTATTTTGGGAATTGCAGGTGGGTTAATTGCAGGGGTTTACTGGATCATTTTGGAAATGCTGATGCACGGGCTGGCTTTGTTTGATGGCTGGCAGGTGATCCCCACAATGGCTTTTGCAGGATTGCTGGCGGGGTTGATCATACATTTTATCGGGGATCCCGGGGAAATACAGCTTATTGTAAATAACATTAGGTTCAATAAGGGAAAACTGGATCCAAAGAATAACCTGTCCATGGTATTATCTTCCCTGCTTTGTGTGGGATCTGGGGGGAGCTTAGGCCCTGAAGCACCTCTTGTGCAGGTAACCGGTTCTACCGGGAGCTGGCTTGGAAAAATGTTAAGGTTAAAGGGGGAAGAATTGAGATCCTTAAGCATAGCCGGAATGGCTTCAGGATTTACCGCTCTCTTTGGTGCACCCCTGGGAGGCAGCCTTTTCTCACTTGAGATCCTGCACCATAAACATGCTGTGCAATATTATAAAGCTATTATTCCTGCTTTTGTAGCAAGTTCTTTCAGCTACATCATTTTTGCCCTTATTATTCACCTGGGACTGGGGCCTATATGGGATTTACCTTCCTATATTATGGAAGATAAATTTGATTTTGCCTATGCTGTCATATTTGGGGTGGCAGGCACCTTTCTTGGGTGGCTCTTTATTTTTTGCACCAGGTTTTTTAAGTCAGCTTTTTACAGGCTTAAATTCCCTATTTACTACAAAACTTTTCTGGGAGGGATCATCCTTGGCGTTATTGCTTTTTATTTTCCTATTACCAGGTATTTTGGCCACCACGAGATCAACGATCTTTTATTGAATGACCTTAGCCTGGAATTTCTAACAGCGGTTTTGATAATGAAGATCCTGGCAATTTCAATTACAGTTACCTCAGGCTGGCGAGGCGGTTTCATAATTCCTCTATTTTTTGTGGGTGCCACCCTTGGATTGATAATTCATCAGCTTTTTCCAACTACTAACCTTTCACTGGCAGTGATTACCTGCATGGCGGCTATTAATGCCTGCGTAACAAGGACCCCTATGAGTACCACTATATTACTAGCCACCTTGACCGGTTTTGGTTATTTTATTCCGATTCTTTTTGCCAGCCTAACCGGATATTTCCTGGCCCCGAGAATTCCTTTTATTTCCTCTCAAATGGGAGAGGACAACAAATAA
- a CDS encoding polysaccharide deacetylase family protein, whose translation MVLPLKHITAAGKLLFPSLLWNMPGEQKTLYLTFDDGPIPGITPWVLSLLKDYNAKATFFCIGENVKKYPEIFKAILAEGHSIGNHTHNHLNGWKTSTDIYIENVLRAGKIIQQNLLTGSSEHPSHPPKKNQESTASPYTQPTTHNRQPTTHNRQPTTENRKLFRPPLGRSLPVK comes from the coding sequence ATGGTTCTTCCATTAAAGCATATTACAGCAGCAGGGAAACTGTTATTTCCTTCGCTGCTGTGGAATATGCCGGGGGAGCAAAAGACACTTTATCTAACTTTTGATGACGGCCCAATTCCCGGGATCACTCCCTGGGTATTATCCCTGCTGAAGGATTACAATGCAAAAGCTACATTTTTCTGTATAGGAGAAAATGTGAAGAAATATCCTGAAATCTTTAAAGCGATTTTAGCTGAAGGTCACAGCATCGGGAATCACACTCATAACCATTTAAACGGCTGGAAAACCTCCACCGATATCTATATTGAAAACGTTCTTAGAGCCGGAAAAATAATTCAGCAAAACCTCCTAACAGGCTCCAGCGAACACCCCTCACATCCACCAAAAAAAAACCAAGAATCAACTGCCAGCCCCTATACCCAACCCACAACCCACAACCGACAACCGACAACTCACAACCGACAACCGACAACTGAAAATCGAAAACTCTTTCGCCCCCCTTTGGGAAGATCACTCCCGGTCAAATGA
- the ric gene encoding iron-sulfur cluster repair di-iron protein — MEELEKMTVASLVTENIKTAHVFKKYGIDFCCGGGVTIKKAAEKAKLDYKVLESELKNLNTSIAGNYDYNKWSLDFLVDHIIIIHHAFVIENIPLVIAYASRVVQVHSVNYPELIQIQRLFSELSIELSGHLKKEENIVFPYIKKLVEAAKEGTAPAKPDFDKIYNPIKIMEEDHEEAGAIFKRIAKLSNNYVPPPGACHTYRAFYSKLEEFEKDLHTHVHLENNILFPKAIALEKKLNR, encoded by the coding sequence ATGGAAGAATTAGAAAAAATGACTGTAGCGTCCCTGGTGACAGAAAATATTAAGACGGCCCATGTTTTTAAAAAATACGGGATAGACTTTTGCTGTGGTGGAGGAGTAACTATAAAAAAAGCTGCTGAAAAAGCTAAATTAGATTATAAGGTTCTGGAATCGGAGTTGAAGAACCTTAACACCTCTATCGCCGGTAATTATGATTATAATAAATGGTCTCTTGATTTTCTAGTAGATCATATTATAATTATTCATCACGCATTTGTAATAGAGAACATTCCCCTGGTGATAGCTTATGCTTCAAGGGTGGTGCAGGTTCACTCGGTGAATTATCCAGAGCTTATTCAAATTCAACGCCTGTTCTCTGAATTGTCAATTGAACTCTCCGGCCATCTTAAAAAGGAGGAAAACATTGTATTTCCATATATTAAAAAATTGGTAGAAGCTGCCAAGGAAGGAACTGCGCCTGCAAAACCTGATTTTGATAAGATCTATAATCCCATTAAAATTATGGAAGAGGACCACGAAGAGGCGGGGGCAATTTTTAAACGAATAGCAAAGCTAAGTAATAACTATGTCCCTCCCCCAGGGGCGTGTCATACTTACAGGGCTTTTTATTCCAAGCTTGAAGAGTTTGAAAAGGACCTTCATACTCATGTGCATCTGGAAAATAATATTCTTTTTCCTAAAGCTATTGCTTTGGAAAAAAAATTGAATAGATAA
- a CDS encoding universal stress protein: MNVLILTDLSEVAKNAGSYAVQFLGDIPVNFHMLNIELFNPEANLAKEKKDLAVKKLKQRMEELKAISKNEKHTFISHYSESDLVSATRKYAQELKIDLIVMGAANRGHSPFTIIGNHTYEVIKKIRCNILAVAEKSQFRPVKKIIFPIDYSASLDENIFKFFTRHGVAPEAALSIVEMQVTREGAEAGAGINHISRISNRKVDVVPGENKYLFTDVNLKKIQNRFDMIVMLGKNIGICDKFLHTKHGIYSKVTNSLPILVLHGKER, encoded by the coding sequence ATGAACGTACTTATTTTGACAGATCTTTCTGAGGTCGCAAAGAATGCCGGTAGTTATGCTGTGCAGTTCCTGGGAGATATTCCGGTTAATTTCCATATGCTTAATATTGAATTATTTAACCCAGAGGCCAACCTGGCAAAGGAAAAGAAAGATTTAGCCGTCAAGAAGCTTAAGCAAAGAATGGAAGAGCTGAAGGCAATAAGCAAAAACGAGAAACATACATTTATATCGCATTATTCTGAAAGTGATCTTGTAAGCGCTACAAGAAAATATGCCCAGGAACTTAAGATAGATCTTATAGTGATGGGTGCTGCCAATAGAGGGCATTCCCCATTTACGATCATTGGTAATCATACCTATGAAGTGATTAAGAAGATACGTTGTAATATTCTTGCGGTAGCAGAGAAAAGCCAGTTCCGGCCTGTAAAAAAGATTATTTTTCCCATAGATTATTCGGCATCGCTGGACGAGAATATTTTTAAGTTCTTTACCCGTCATGGTGTAGCTCCAGAAGCTGCACTTAGCATTGTTGAAATGCAGGTAACCAGGGAGGGCGCAGAGGCGGGAGCCGGTATAAATCATATCTCCCGTATTAGTAATCGAAAGGTAGATGTAGTGCCCGGGGAGAATAAGTATCTTTTTACCGATGTTAACTTAAAGAAGATCCAGAACCGGTTTGATATGATCGTGATGTTGGGTAAGAATATCGGGATCTGTGACAAATTCCTGCATACGAAGCATGGGATCTATTCCAAAGTGACAAATTCCCTTCCTATCCTGGTTCTTCATGGCAAGGAAAGATAA
- a CDS encoding MFS transporter gives MSKPSSTAHKMLFLNTLAFTICFAVWMFNGVTVTFLVDNGAYDWNSVQIGWLLGIPVLTGSIFRLPVGIMTDKFGGKWVFGGLLLISAIPMFLLQYVDSFLGFALCSFGYGLTGAGFAVGIAYTSVWYEKDWQGRALGIFGAGNAGAALTTLLAPTILQNLTNDGTEMENWRVLPVIYAAVLVLMAVIFLVFAKNRKPETQRTIKKLMLPLKSLRVWRFGLYYFLVFGCFVAFSQWLVPYYVNVYYLPLVTAGILAAAFSFPSGVIRALGGWMSDKWGARKVMYWVLGTSLVISFLLIFPKMDIYSPGNGIMAKQAGEVTEVSETRIVAAGIEYPVAARDAGHEETVEGDFVFPKKETWQEPVVQEGQMVEKRELLASGETRIFFQANVWVFTFLVIILGSIWGIGKAAVYKHIPEYFPDEVGVVGGMVGVLGGLGGFVCPIIFGYLLNGTGLWTSAWMFTLIISAICLWWMHRTIQKMMHREHPKLMRQIESKKEN, from the coding sequence ATGAGCAAACCATCTTCTACGGCCCACAAAATGTTATTTTTAAATACCCTAGCCTTTACTATATGTTTTGCAGTCTGGATGTTTAATGGGGTTACAGTTACTTTTCTTGTGGATAATGGAGCTTATGACTGGAATTCTGTTCAAATTGGATGGCTCCTGGGAATACCAGTACTTACGGGCTCAATTTTTAGACTGCCCGTGGGGATCATGACCGATAAGTTTGGAGGGAAATGGGTCTTTGGAGGATTATTACTGATAAGTGCAATTCCTATGTTCCTGTTACAGTATGTAGATTCTTTCCTGGGGTTTGCTTTATGCAGTTTTGGTTATGGCCTTACCGGGGCAGGATTTGCGGTAGGAATCGCCTACACTTCTGTATGGTATGAGAAAGACTGGCAGGGCCGGGCTCTTGGGATCTTTGGTGCCGGTAATGCAGGTGCTGCATTAACCACCTTACTTGCGCCCACGATACTTCAAAACCTCACCAATGACGGGACAGAAATGGAGAACTGGAGAGTGCTGCCGGTAATTTATGCTGCCGTACTTGTTCTTATGGCTGTGATTTTCCTGGTCTTCGCAAAGAACAGGAAACCTGAAACACAACGAACTATTAAAAAACTTATGCTTCCCCTCAAAAGCCTGAGGGTTTGGAGATTTGGTCTTTATTACTTCCTGGTATTTGGGTGTTTTGTGGCCTTCTCCCAATGGCTGGTTCCTTATTATGTGAATGTTTATTACCTACCCCTTGTGACGGCAGGGATCCTGGCAGCAGCATTTAGTTTTCCGTCAGGGGTAATTCGTGCCCTGGGAGGGTGGATGAGTGACAAGTGGGGAGCTCGTAAAGTGATGTACTGGGTTTTAGGAACCTCTTTAGTTATTAGTTTTTTACTGATATTTCCAAAAATGGATATTTACTCTCCCGGAAACGGAATTATGGCAAAACAAGCCGGGGAGGTTACAGAAGTATCAGAAACCAGGATCGTGGCAGCAGGTATAGAATATCCGGTGGCCGCCAGGGACGCCGGCCATGAAGAGACTGTAGAGGGGGATTTTGTTTTTCCCAAAAAAGAAACCTGGCAGGAGCCGGTAGTGCAGGAAGGACAAATGGTTGAGAAGCGGGAATTACTTGCAAGCGGGGAAACCCGGATCTTTTTTCAGGCCAATGTATGGGTGTTTACCTTCCTGGTAATTATTCTGGGCAGTATTTGGGGAATTGGTAAAGCCGCCGTCTATAAACATATTCCAGAATATTTTCCAGATGAGGTTGGAGTGGTAGGAGGAATGGTAGGCGTTCTTGGTGGTCTTGGAGGTTTTGTGTGCCCTATCATCTTTGGTTATCTCCTGAATGGCACCGGGCTATGGACCAGTGCATGGATGTTCACTCTTATTATATCTGCTATTTGCCTTTGGTGGATGCACAGGACAATACAGAAAATGATGCACCGGGAGCATCCCAAATTAATGCGCCAAATTGAATCGAAAAAAGAGAATTAA
- a CDS encoding hemerythrin domain-containing protein encodes MTYNSKITAKTSSFLKPVMQEHEQALQLCERIRMGLRNEVDLLRIRAYTDWFLTTYLEPHFEIEEKYIFPILGSNARVKRALANHRRIRKLLSCSCENEKVLNLLEEELASHIRFEENVLFREISRAGKLVEIKKLHQAAVSPNEEWEDRFWQA; translated from the coding sequence ATGACTTATAATTCCAAAATAACAGCTAAGACCTCCTCCTTCCTGAAGCCTGTTATGCAAGAGCATGAGCAGGCGCTACAATTATGTGAGCGTATACGTATGGGTTTAAGGAATGAGGTAGACCTGCTTCGAATAAGAGCTTATACAGATTGGTTTCTTACTACCTATCTCGAACCTCATTTTGAGATAGAGGAAAAGTATATTTTTCCAATATTGGGAAGTAATGCAAGGGTTAAGCGGGCGCTGGCCAACCATCGGCGTATAAGAAAATTGTTGAGCTGTAGCTGTGAAAACGAAAAGGTCCTGAACCTGCTGGAGGAGGAACTTGCCTCTCATATAAGGTTTGAAGAAAACGTCCTATTCCGGGAAATCTCCAGAGCAGGAAAGCTTGTAGAGATCAAAAAGCTACACCAGGCTGCAGTTTCTCCTAATGAGGAATGGGAAGACCGTTTCTGGCAGGCTTAA